One part of the Musa acuminata AAA Group cultivar baxijiao chromosome BXJ1-5, Cavendish_Baxijiao_AAA, whole genome shotgun sequence genome encodes these proteins:
- the LOC135672898 gene encoding homeobox protein rough sheath 1-like, producing the protein MEELSHFGGGSTSRESFLYLPSAATTTGSAPPPLIAASYGRNSYPGTAKLPYLKHPPLRPEAGSSRQPSRVRAVEGGEISASNTEDIKAKIMSHPQYSSLIGAYIDCQKVGAPPDVVARLSALAQELESPWSCRQEPSSDPELDQFMEAYCDVLMRYRVELTRPFQEAMDFLKTVESQFNALTNTSSLRLFSSDERCEDVASSEEDPDASGGEADILEIDPRAEDKELKHHLLKKYSGYLSSLRQELSKKRKKGKLPKEARQKLLKWWELHYKWPYPSESEKLALAESTGLDQKQINNWFINQRKRHWRPSEDMQLMVMDGFHPQNAAALYMEGHFMGDGLYHVGP; encoded by the exons ATGGAGGAACTCTCTCACTTTGGCGGTGGAAGCACCTCAAGGGAGTCTTTCTTATACCTTCCCTCAGCAGCCACAACCACGGGATCAGCTCCACCGCCTCTGATCGCGGCCTCGTATGGCCGGAATTCTTACCCCGGCACTGCCAAATTACCTTACCTCAAACATCCACCCCTCAGACCTGAAGCCGGTTCTTCTCGACAACCATCTCGAGTAAGAGCAGTGGAAGGAGGGGAGATATCTGCAAGTAATACAGAAGACATCAAGGCCAAGATCATGTCTCACCCTCAGTATTCGAGTCTTATTGGAGCCTATATCGACTGCCAAAAG GTAGGGGCCCCGCCGGATGTGGTGGCACGGCTGTCGGCCTTGGCCCAAGAGCTCGAGTCGCCTTGGAGCTGCCGTCAAGAGCCCTCCTCCGACCCCGAGCTCGATCAGTTCATG GAAGCATACTGTGATGTATTGATGAGGTACCGGGTGGAGCTAACGAGGCCCTTTCAAGAAGCCATGGACTTCCTAAAGACGGTGGAGTCACAGTTCAACGCGCTCACCAACACTTCCTCGTTGCGGCTCTTCTCCTCCG ATGAAAGATGTGAAGATGTTGCATCCTCCGAAGAGGACCCTGATGCCAGCGGTGGAGAAGCTGATATTTTAGAGATTGATCCAAGAGCCGAGGACAAAGAGCTGAAGCACCATCTGCTAAAGAAATATAGTGGGTATTTGAGCAGCCTTAGGCAAGAGCTAtccaagaaaaggaagaaaggaaaACTACCAAAGGAAGCCCGACAGAAACTGCTCAAATGGTGGGAACTCCACTACAAATGGCCTTATCCGTCG GAATCAGAAAAGTTAGCTCTGGCTGAATCGACCGGCCTTGATCAGAAGCAAATCAACAATTGGTTTATAAACCAAAGGAAACGGCATTGGAGGCCGTCGGAGGACATGCAACTCATggtgatggatggttttcatccgCAGAATGCTGCTGCCTTGTACATGGAAGGGCATTTCATGGGTGATGGTCTTTACCACGTCGGTCCATAA
- the LOC108952918 gene encoding EPIDERMAL PATTERNING FACTOR-like protein 2, which translates to MGPLNRIGTKSPLRLLLLMLFLLSSNPIKHSVEGRSLLTLLEVASGRGEEKARVRALVGSRPPICERRCITCGHCEAVQVPVIPQEKKSRSRQFLGTATVRGDYSSNYKPLSWKCKCGDLIFDP; encoded by the exons ATGGGACCTCTCAATCGTATCGGAACAAAAAGTCCACTCCGTCTTCTCCTCTTAATGCTTTTCCTCTTGAGCTCCAATCCGATCAAGCATTCTGTTGAAG GTAGATCATTGCTTACGCTTCTTGAGGTTGCAAGT ggaaggggagaggagaaggcGAGGGTAAGAGCCTTGGTTGGATCAAGACCACCAATCTGCGAGAGGAGGTGCATCACATGTGGCCATTGTGAAGCAGTTCAGGTGCCAGTAATCCCACAAGAAAAGAAGAGTCGAAGCAGGCAATTCTTGGGTACGGCCACCGTGAGGGGTGACTACAGCTCCAACTACAAGCCCCTGAGCTGGAAATGCAAATGTGGAGACTTGATCTTTGATCCGTGA